A window of Candidatus Xiphinematobacter sp. Idaho Grape contains these coding sequences:
- a CDS encoding DUF4912 domain-containing protein encodes MNGLKGFLLNVPSSTPNDAGNTSCEKMQSMQPKEDNKKQLESEVFTSPLVPSANRVKLSSECQTADSGNNVSSRLVELPVSYGNNAIFLIAQAPHCLFTYWDIDTAQYHGISLFIRCIAEEGGVESEIRVKFGTRSWHIPVFRTDAIYFIELGCYTENQWSVIMRSTSTRLPSNQPSSSKNFDYATLPLCLSFQQLLICIQSAILSGESAVQALARLQRKTQLSHVSKNISSGPLLEDERTILGAILGRDVLNFLFSSCPEVNATELRFRTQQRLEQQLDVFGMREAPPGWGSRESGLFAALIALLGANAPSWDSCTFTNWLQTSHGKRIEEPVSSWATPPTSSWDGISTEEGREFFLHVNAEVVFYGATQPHSSVMIDSNPVKTDPDGSFLFRFVFPDGAYEIPIVAISPDGLETRSAVLRFHRTKSPNVGESNGDPPSSVNSSPF; translated from the coding sequence TTGAATGGTTTAAAGGGCTTTCTTCTCAACGTTCCAAGCTCTACGCCGAATGATGCAGGAAATACTTCATGTGAAAAAATGCAGTCCATGCAGCCCAAAGAAGATAATAAGAAACAATTAGAATCCGAAGTTTTTACTAGTCCTCTTGTTCCCAGCGCGAATCGTGTAAAACTAAGCAGTGAGTGCCAAACGGCTGATAGTGGTAATAATGTCTCAAGCCGTCTAGTGGAGCTTCCTGTCTCTTATGGGAACAATGCAATTTTCCTGATTGCACAAGCCCCACACTGTCTTTTCACCTATTGGGATATCGACACTGCCCAGTACCACGGAATTTCCCTCTTCATTCGCTGTATAGCAGAAGAGGGTGGGGTCGAATCCGAAATCAGGGTGAAATTTGGGACGCGTAGCTGGCATATTCCAGTCTTTCGAACCGACGCCATCTATTTTATAGAACTGGGTTGTTACACAGAAAACCAATGGAGCGTTATCATGCGCTCTACTTCTACTCGACTTCCTTCCAACCAACCTTCTTCTTCTAAGAACTTTGACTATGCTACACTGCCTCTCTGCCTGAGTTTTCAACAGCTTTTAATATGTATTCAAAGTGCTATCCTTTCTGGAGAAAGTGCTGTCCAAGCTCTAGCAAGACTCCAGAGGAAGACCCAGTTGTCCCATGTTAGTAAGAACATTAGCTCCGGTCCCCTCTTAGAGGATGAGCGGACAATCTTAGGGGCTATTCTAGGTAGAGATGTTCTTAATTTTCTCTTCTCTTCTTGTCCCGAAGTAAATGCTACGGAACTGCGTTTTAGAACTCAGCAGCGTTTAGAGCAACAACTAGATGTTTTTGGTATGAGAGAAGCACCACCAGGATGGGGAAGCAGGGAAAGCGGCCTGTTTGCAGCCCTAATAGCTCTTCTTGGCGCTAATGCTCCCTCGTGGGACAGCTGCACGTTTACCAATTGGCTGCAGACCTCCCATGGCAAGCGGATTGAGGAGCCAGTTTCCAGTTGGGCAACTCCTCCAACCTCAAGTTGGGACGGTATTTCTACCGAAGAAGGACGAGAGTTTTTTCTCCACGTCAATGCAGAAGTAGTTTTTTATGGAGCTACCCAACCTCACTCATCAGTTATGATCGATTCTAATCCAGTAAAGACGGACCCTGATGGGTCCTTTCTTTTCCGTTTTGTTTTTCCAGATGGGGCTTATGAAATCCCTATCGTAGCTATCTCACCAGACGGTCTTGAAACGCGGTCAGCTGTCCTGCGCTTCCATCGAACAAAGTCCCCTAATGTTGGAGAATCCAACGGAGATCCCCCGTCGTCAGTCAATTCTTCCCCTTTTTAG
- a CDS encoding MBL fold metallo-hydrolase: MIIPFRKFAGGALETNAYCIKAPKGTILFDAPEGADRHFISEHINLLLLTHGHFDHIIDAACIRRRHHCQIGIHAESAPMLSQPGFFRDWESAVEIETIQPDFLVKDATRTSFLGLDFQIFLIPGHCPGSLCFLVQPDGPLFCGDVLFRGGVGRWDLPEGSQSVLLEGIHRQLATLPEGVVVYPGHGPPTTIGYEKKHNPFLNPL; encoded by the coding sequence ATGATTATCCCATTCAGGAAATTTGCCGGCGGCGCTTTGGAGACCAATGCTTACTGCATAAAGGCCCCAAAGGGTACTATCTTATTTGATGCCCCAGAGGGGGCTGACCGTCACTTTATCTCGGAGCACATCAATCTGCTTCTCCTCACTCACGGCCACTTCGATCACATAATAGATGCTGCCTGTATTCGCCGAAGGCATCACTGCCAGATTGGTATTCATGCGGAGAGTGCGCCTATGCTTTCTCAACCCGGATTTTTCAGGGATTGGGAGTCTGCCGTAGAGATTGAAACGATACAACCCGACTTTCTTGTCAAGGACGCAACTCGAACAAGTTTCCTCGGTCTAGATTTTCAGATCTTCCTTATACCTGGGCATTGCCCTGGCAGCCTCTGCTTCCTAGTTCAACCGGATGGCCCACTTTTTTGTGGTGATGTGTTATTTCGCGGAGGGGTGGGACGTTGGGATCTCCCAGAGGGTAGCCAAAGTGTGCTTCTAGAGGGAATACACCGCCAGCTTGCTACGTTGCCTGAGGGAGTTGTTGTATACCCAGGCCATGGCCCTCCTACTACCATTGGATATGAAAAGAAGCACAATCCATTTTTAAACCCTCTATAA
- a CDS encoding carboxy terminal-processing peptidase — translation MRHSTVLRISCIGTTLGIAAILIGFIALKGQVKKPAGTHFGQAVEAAAEVTLLTPKVRTSSSLDPGQVEISVARILEQGHYTRQKLDSTKAQKILESYLRLLDPNRLYLMREDIDSFYGKHLPTLKNSILQGDLTPAREIYAVYKRRVENRVAKNKIFLKRSLSFSSNETVTLNREGSAWPKDEAAADDLWKSWLRAQILQERLAGTSITKSFKQNRGNKVPSLSTTKRPTCNTSGNRCFTTSPQVNSCFPSKGLSHGLYLPKTAEEIVVRRLDNILRTLKHEESFDVVAKFLSAISQSYDPHSDYLSPQKMENFAIAMRLSLVGIGAVLQDTDGYTRVVDIIPGGPADKDGRLKVNDCIVGVAQGNTPFEDMVNTNLERVVERIRGKKGTLVRLLVIPGDSPDSSKRQLIDITRDEVRLKDQQARAEVIDLKQPNGSITRVGWIMLPSFYADIDSRVSNSCPNTTQDVSMLLRRLEKEGIQGLIVDLRRNGGGSLQEAINLTGFFIPRGPVLQVKDSMGRVSVSYCRGAGRVYEGPLVVLVNHLSASASEIFAAALQDYGRAVIVGDSRTFSKGTVQTILDVGRFMPFFSLAAADAGSLKLTIQKFYRIKGGSTQLKGVESDIVLPSLLDHPKIGETALPNALPYDEVPPVPFRRFPGNLFLDQLRKRSSARVTLDPEFVYIREEMVRVHRRLSENTVSLNEETRKAEIEESRTQKIRLERELALRGPGIRMKGYSVALDNIRHPQLKPIQYDKKSRETKRNPDLLDGKVTFPSKLREDPIKTETLRIAQDLIHLSSGVRKSQPLMSHHQFCDGSAYSDGFKLQFHLHVSKQTACSLQNGSWGKVQLYSYSY, via the coding sequence ATGCGACACTCAACAGTTCTAAGGATCTCCTGCATAGGAACAACACTGGGAATTGCGGCTATCCTGATAGGCTTTATAGCGCTAAAGGGTCAAGTAAAAAAGCCTGCAGGAACCCATTTTGGACAAGCAGTCGAAGCAGCGGCTGAGGTGACACTTCTTACTCCAAAAGTTCGCACCAGTTCTTCTTTAGATCCTGGTCAGGTGGAAATATCTGTGGCCCGTATCTTGGAACAGGGGCACTATACACGCCAAAAATTAGATTCGACGAAGGCACAGAAAATTTTAGAAAGCTACCTACGCCTCCTAGATCCCAACCGCCTTTATCTTATGAGAGAAGATATCGACTCTTTCTATGGAAAGCACCTTCCCACATTGAAAAATTCCATCTTGCAGGGAGACCTAACTCCAGCCCGTGAAATTTATGCTGTTTATAAAAGGCGTGTAGAGAATCGTGTCGCAAAAAATAAAATCTTTCTTAAAAGGTCTCTCTCCTTTTCTAGCAATGAGACTGTTACCCTCAATCGCGAGGGATCTGCTTGGCCCAAGGATGAGGCCGCAGCCGACGACCTTTGGAAAAGCTGGCTCCGAGCTCAAATTCTTCAAGAGCGACTGGCGGGTACTTCCATTACCAAATCGTTCAAACAGAACAGAGGTAACAAGGTGCCTTCCCTTTCTACCACTAAACGCCCCACTTGCAATACTTCAGGAAACAGATGCTTTACCACATCTCCACAAGTTAATAGTTGCTTCCCATCAAAAGGGTTGTCTCATGGACTATATCTACCTAAGACAGCAGAAGAAATAGTAGTACGACGTCTTGACAATATTCTCCGCACCTTAAAGCATGAGGAAAGTTTTGATGTGGTAGCTAAGTTTCTTTCCGCTATTTCCCAGAGTTACGATCCGCACTCAGATTACCTCAGTCCACAAAAGATGGAGAATTTTGCCATTGCGATGAGACTCTCCTTGGTGGGAATTGGTGCCGTGTTGCAAGACACTGACGGCTATACTCGGGTTGTAGACATTATTCCTGGAGGTCCGGCAGACAAAGATGGGCGGCTGAAAGTGAACGATTGTATTGTTGGAGTCGCGCAGGGCAATACCCCATTTGAGGATATGGTCAACACAAACTTAGAAAGGGTAGTGGAACGTATCCGTGGAAAGAAAGGAACACTGGTCCGGCTTCTCGTAATCCCAGGAGATTCACCAGATAGTTCTAAGCGCCAGTTAATTGATATTACGCGTGATGAAGTTAGATTGAAAGACCAACAAGCAAGGGCAGAAGTTATTGATCTCAAGCAGCCAAACGGCAGCATCACGCGCGTTGGATGGATTATGCTGCCTTCTTTCTATGCTGACATCGACTCCAGAGTTTCTAACTCCTGCCCAAACACGACGCAAGATGTTTCTATGCTACTTAGACGACTTGAGAAAGAGGGCATTCAAGGGCTCATTGTAGACTTACGGAGGAATGGAGGTGGTTCGCTGCAGGAGGCTATTAACCTCACCGGATTTTTTATCCCTCGGGGACCTGTGCTGCAGGTAAAAGATAGCATGGGGAGGGTTTCTGTGTCATATTGTAGGGGCGCTGGCCGCGTCTATGAAGGCCCGCTCGTTGTGCTTGTAAACCACTTGAGTGCTTCTGCAAGCGAGATCTTTGCTGCCGCTCTACAGGATTATGGACGTGCTGTCATTGTGGGTGACTCTCGCACCTTCAGCAAAGGAACAGTGCAAACCATACTAGATGTCGGTCGGTTTATGCCATTTTTTAGCCTTGCTGCTGCAGATGCTGGTAGCCTAAAGCTCACTATCCAGAAGTTCTATCGAATTAAGGGAGGATCTACACAACTCAAAGGTGTAGAATCCGACATTGTTTTGCCTTCACTACTCGACCACCCAAAAATTGGAGAAACGGCTTTGCCAAATGCGCTCCCTTATGATGAAGTACCCCCAGTGCCGTTCCGACGTTTCCCAGGGAACCTCTTCTTGGATCAGCTACGTAAGCGCTCCAGCGCCCGTGTTACCTTGGATCCCGAGTTTGTCTACATCCGCGAAGAAATGGTGCGTGTCCACAGGCGTTTAAGCGAAAACACAGTTTCCCTTAATGAGGAGACGAGGAAGGCTGAGATTGAGGAATCCAGAACTCAGAAGATCCGTCTTGAAAGGGAGTTGGCTTTGCGCGGACCTGGAATTAGAATGAAGGGGTATAGCGTCGCGCTGGACAACATACGCCACCCTCAGCTCAAGCCAATCCAATACGATAAAAAGTCTCGAGAAACAAAAAGGAATCCTGATCTTTTGGACGGAAAGGTTACTTTCCCCTCCAAACTAAGGGAAGATCCTATTAAAACTGAAACCCTGCGTATCGCTCAGGATTTAATTCACCTCAGCAGTGGAGTAAGAAAATCCCAGCCGTTAATGTCACATCACCAATTTTGTGATGGGTCGGCCTATTCAGATGGCTTTAAGCTCCAATTCCATCTCCATGTCAGCAAGCAAACCGCATGCTCCCTCCAAAATGGTAGTTGGGGGAAGGTGCAGCTCTATTCCTACAGTTATTGA
- a CDS encoding bifunctional 3,4-dihydroxy-2-butanone-4-phosphate synthase/GTP cyclohydrolase II, with translation MSASKPHAPSKMVVGGRCSSIPTVIDDIRKGRMVVVTDDADRENEGDLIMAAEKVSPTAVNFMTQFGRGLICVPILPSRARQLKLPRMVENNHEAHQTDFTVSVDASHGITTGISVQDRAKTIRILASSHSKCNSLVQPGHIFPLQAKEGGVLQRAGHTEAAIDLARLAGLDPSGVLCEILNEDGSLARLPDLLQFCKKHELKLCTIRDLIAFRRKSEKLIERCETVSLPTDYGEFQLYLYRSKVDNKHHLALVRGTLVSSEPTLVRVHSECLTGDVFASKRCDCGGQLHAALKRIALEERGVLVYMRQEGRGIGLASKILAYRLQENGLDTVEANEHLGLPMDSREYGLGAQMLSDLGVNKIRLLTNNPRKVVGLQGYNLKIVEQIPLKISPNPYNAKYMATKKTKMGHCL, from the coding sequence ATGTCAGCAAGCAAACCGCATGCTCCCTCCAAAATGGTAGTTGGGGGAAGGTGCAGCTCTATTCCTACAGTTATTGACGATATCCGCAAAGGCCGCATGGTAGTAGTGACGGACGATGCAGATCGTGAGAACGAGGGGGATTTGATTATGGCAGCAGAGAAAGTATCCCCCACTGCAGTGAACTTCATGACACAGTTCGGCCGCGGGCTCATATGTGTCCCCATACTACCTAGCCGGGCACGACAGCTTAAGCTCCCCCGCATGGTAGAAAACAACCACGAAGCTCACCAGACCGATTTTACAGTTTCTGTCGATGCGAGTCACGGGATTACGACGGGTATTAGCGTCCAAGATCGTGCAAAAACCATTCGGATTCTCGCCAGTTCTCACTCGAAATGTAATTCCCTTGTCCAACCAGGACACATCTTCCCCCTACAAGCAAAGGAGGGAGGTGTTCTCCAGCGTGCTGGCCACACAGAGGCAGCAATAGATCTTGCTCGATTAGCAGGTCTTGATCCTTCAGGGGTTCTCTGTGAGATCCTCAATGAGGATGGCAGCTTGGCACGTTTGCCAGACTTGCTTCAATTTTGCAAAAAGCATGAACTTAAGCTCTGTACCATTCGGGATCTTATTGCTTTCCGCCGAAAAAGTGAAAAGCTCATCGAGCGATGTGAGACTGTTTCGTTACCGACGGACTATGGGGAGTTCCAGCTCTATCTTTACCGCTCAAAGGTAGATAATAAGCACCATCTTGCTCTAGTAAGAGGAACTCTTGTCTCAAGTGAGCCCACATTGGTCCGTGTCCATAGTGAATGTTTGACCGGTGACGTTTTCGCTTCTAAGCGCTGTGACTGTGGTGGGCAACTACATGCCGCGTTAAAGAGAATTGCCCTCGAGGAGAGAGGGGTACTCGTTTACATGCGGCAGGAAGGACGCGGTATTGGTTTAGCATCCAAAATTCTTGCCTATAGATTGCAGGAAAATGGGCTCGACACGGTAGAAGCCAATGAACATTTGGGCCTTCCAATGGATTCCAGAGAATATGGCCTGGGGGCACAGATGCTTAGTGATCTCGGCGTCAATAAGATTCGACTCCTAACTAACAATCCAAGAAAGGTGGTAGGTCTGCAGGGTTATAACTTGAAAATTGTGGAACAAATTCCTCTGAAGATCTCTCCTAATCCGTATAATGCCAAGTACATGGCTACTAAGAAAACGAAAATGGGACACTGTTTATAA
- the ribH gene encoding 6,7-dimethyl-8-ribityllumazine synthase, translating into MFSFGFGDDVTMEAPDVMRTKAKLQKKARIGVVAGQYNAELSRALVDSTCKELDRMDLGIEVGCFLVPGAFEVPLVVKRLAQKRQYEAIIALGVIVRGETAHGNLIGTVVTEALMQIALEFSIPVIHEVLLVDNEEQARQRVCGGRSDRGSEAAQVAVEMVRVVANL; encoded by the coding sequence GTGTTCTCTTTTGGATTTGGCGATGATGTCACGATGGAAGCGCCGGACGTGATGCGTACTAAAGCAAAACTGCAGAAGAAAGCAAGGATTGGAGTGGTGGCTGGCCAGTATAATGCAGAGTTGTCACGGGCTTTAGTAGACTCTACTTGTAAGGAGTTGGACCGCATGGATTTAGGAATAGAGGTGGGATGTTTCTTAGTGCCTGGAGCATTCGAAGTTCCTCTTGTTGTTAAGAGGCTTGCTCAGAAGAGACAATATGAAGCCATCATTGCGCTAGGAGTGATTGTTCGAGGAGAGACTGCACACGGCAATCTCATTGGTACCGTAGTGACAGAGGCGCTTATGCAAATTGCTCTGGAATTTTCTATTCCAGTTATTCATGAAGTCTTGCTCGTCGATAATGAAGAGCAGGCTCGCCAACGCGTATGCGGAGGGAGATCTGACCGCGGATCAGAAGCTGCCCAGGTTGCTGTAGAAATGGTGCGCGTTGTGGCAAACCTTTAA
- the nusB gene encoding transcription antitermination factor NusB has translation MSYKPIGARREGREAAVQFLYQQDLNPDTTVLNLPEFYSLRGLSPSARRFSETLIRGASYHRDCIDSMIQSYTKNYRLMRISSVDRNILRIAIYEMLERPEIPSVVSINEAIEIAKKYSTEESGRFVNGVLDKVRLVLN, from the coding sequence ATGTCATACAAGCCCATAGGGGCCCGAAGAGAAGGACGAGAAGCTGCCGTCCAGTTTTTGTATCAACAGGATCTTAATCCAGATACTACTGTGTTGAATTTACCGGAATTCTATTCGCTGCGGGGATTAAGTCCTAGCGCCCGCCGCTTTTCTGAGACTCTCATACGAGGGGCCTCGTACCATAGAGACTGCATTGACAGCATGATTCAATCATATACGAAAAACTATAGGCTAATGCGTATCTCTTCTGTTGACCGCAACATTCTCCGTATAGCTATCTACGAGATGCTAGAACGCCCAGAAATTCCATCTGTTGTATCCATTAATGAGGCAATCGAAATTGCAAAGAAGTACAGTACAGAAGAATCCGGTCGTTTCGTTAATGGTGTGCTGGACAAAGTGCGCCTCGTCCTTAACTGA
- a CDS encoding glycoside hydrolase family 57 protein, which translates to MQNGHLALLLHAHLPFVRHPEHEDFLEEEWLFEAVAETYLPLLKVFLQLAEEEIPFRLTMTLTPTLCAMLRDPLLQSRAVRYLERGITISRKEIERTVGEHQLQELARFYLTRFSEARELYVEKLRCDLIGAFAALERSGHLELITSAATHGFLPLMEDFPGAMRAQIRIGVDYHMECFGRYPTGIWLPECGYVPSVDQFLVENNLRWFVVDAHGVFNAHPHPRFAVFSPYYTPAGPACFARDRESSKQVWSAREGYPGDPAYRDFYRDIGYDLPEEILSDYLPTRTQRRHTGIKYYSITGTSQKKSLYCRSWAMETANAHAQNFMEARVRQMEKLSSFLPVDPIVVSPFDAELFGHWWFEGPEFLNCFLRKSALAQKNYCLSTPTEYLALHATLQVLTPAPSSWGYGGYWQVWLDRSNAWIYPHLHMAARRMIETARRFKQVVSENEDRTLRQMARELLLAQSSDWAFLIKTGTACSYATHRTRDHLLRFTQLYENLREGRHDPEFLQECEHYNNLFPQLNWHYYL; encoded by the coding sequence ATGCAGAATGGTCATCTAGCGCTTCTCCTCCACGCCCATCTTCCTTTTGTCCGCCACCCTGAGCATGAGGACTTTTTGGAAGAAGAGTGGCTCTTCGAGGCTGTGGCTGAAACTTATTTACCCCTCTTAAAGGTATTCCTACAGCTAGCAGAAGAGGAGATTCCCTTTCGTTTGACGATGACCCTGACGCCTACGTTGTGTGCTATGCTCCGAGATCCGCTCTTGCAAAGTCGGGCGGTTCGCTATTTAGAGCGTGGCATCACAATTTCCCGCAAAGAAATTGAACGCACTGTAGGCGAGCATCAACTGCAGGAACTGGCACGCTTTTACCTAACTAGATTTTCAGAAGCACGTGAACTGTATGTAGAAAAGCTAAGGTGTGATCTCATAGGAGCATTTGCTGCGCTAGAGCGTTCCGGGCATCTAGAGCTGATTACAAGTGCTGCTACTCATGGCTTTCTCCCTCTCATGGAAGATTTTCCAGGAGCGATGCGCGCACAGATCCGTATTGGAGTTGATTATCACATGGAGTGTTTTGGTAGATATCCCACCGGCATTTGGTTACCAGAATGTGGATATGTGCCTTCTGTAGACCAATTTCTAGTAGAGAACAACTTGCGGTGGTTCGTCGTAGATGCCCATGGTGTCTTCAACGCTCACCCACATCCTCGCTTTGCCGTTTTTTCTCCCTATTATACCCCAGCCGGACCAGCTTGCTTTGCCAGAGACCGTGAGTCTAGCAAGCAAGTATGGAGCGCACGGGAGGGTTATCCGGGCGATCCGGCTTACCGAGATTTTTATCGAGACATCGGATACGATCTCCCAGAAGAAATTCTTAGCGATTATCTCCCTACCAGGACTCAACGTCGTCATACAGGGATCAAATACTATAGTATTACCGGAACTTCCCAAAAAAAGAGCCTCTACTGCCGCTCTTGGGCAATGGAAACAGCAAATGCTCACGCGCAAAATTTCATGGAGGCTCGTGTGCGACAGATGGAAAAACTGAGTTCCTTTTTACCAGTAGATCCTATCGTAGTAAGCCCGTTCGATGCAGAACTTTTTGGACATTGGTGGTTTGAGGGTCCAGAATTTCTGAACTGCTTTCTGCGAAAATCCGCACTTGCTCAAAAAAACTACTGTCTAAGTACCCCCACCGAATATCTGGCCTTGCATGCAACCCTTCAAGTACTGACTCCTGCACCGTCTAGTTGGGGATATGGAGGATACTGGCAGGTCTGGTTAGACCGCAGTAATGCTTGGATTTATCCTCATCTCCACATGGCAGCCAGAAGAATGATCGAAACAGCACGGCGATTTAAACAAGTCGTCAGTGAAAATGAAGACCGGACCCTTCGGCAAATGGCCAGAGAACTTCTCTTGGCACAGTCCAGCGACTGGGCTTTCCTTATTAAGACCGGCACAGCATGTAGCTATGCCACTCATCGCACTAGAGACCACTTATTGCGGTTCACACAATTGTACGAAAACCTTAGGGAGGGCCGTCATGACCCAGAATTTCTTCAGGAGTGTGAACACTATAATAACCTCTTCCCCCAGCTAAACTGGCACTACTATCTCTAA
- the rfaD gene encoding ADP-glyceromanno-heptose 6-epimerase → MGRILVTGGAGFIGSALVHVLNRQGWEDILIADFLGKGDKWKNLRALRFDDCLPADRFLQKLEQSAAFYGDFSAVFHLGACSSTVECNLDYLLEKNYYYSLCLAKWALARGIRFVYASSAATYGDGAQGLDDKNDNLHCYRPLNPYAYSKHLFDVYAQKYGLLKHVVGIKYFNVFGPNEYHKGRMRSLVCKAYEQILDTGVVKLFRSSHPGYRDGEQKRDFIYVRDAVKMTLHLAATSSAVGLFNVGSGMSRTWVELANAVFSVLRCPPRVEFVEMPESVHQQYQYFTCADISKLRLSGYSCSITPFEDSIREYIMHYLLSGVRLGDEKFEQT, encoded by the coding sequence TTGGGGAGGATTTTGGTTACTGGAGGAGCAGGCTTCATCGGAAGTGCCCTCGTTCATGTGCTTAATCGGCAAGGTTGGGAAGATATTTTAATTGCTGATTTCCTTGGAAAAGGTGATAAATGGAAGAACCTTAGAGCGCTTAGGTTTGATGATTGTCTTCCTGCGGACCGTTTTCTGCAGAAACTTGAGCAATCCGCAGCATTTTATGGGGATTTCAGTGCCGTATTCCATCTAGGCGCCTGCTCCTCTACTGTCGAATGTAACTTAGACTACCTTCTAGAAAAGAATTACTACTACAGTCTTTGCCTGGCGAAGTGGGCCCTTGCACGCGGAATTCGATTCGTGTACGCTTCCTCGGCGGCTACCTATGGAGATGGAGCGCAAGGACTGGACGATAAGAATGACAATCTCCATTGCTACCGTCCCCTTAATCCCTACGCCTACTCTAAACATCTTTTTGATGTTTATGCCCAAAAATATGGGCTTCTTAAGCACGTGGTAGGAATCAAGTATTTTAATGTCTTTGGTCCAAACGAATATCACAAAGGAAGGATGCGCAGCCTAGTCTGTAAAGCTTATGAGCAGATTCTTGATACTGGGGTAGTTAAATTGTTTAGGAGCTCTCATCCTGGATATCGGGATGGAGAACAGAAAAGGGACTTTATATATGTACGGGACGCAGTTAAGATGACACTGCACTTGGCTGCGACCTCCTCTGCGGTAGGCCTGTTTAATGTTGGGAGTGGGATGTCGCGCACATGGGTGGAACTCGCCAACGCCGTTTTTTCTGTGTTGAGATGCCCCCCAAGGGTTGAGTTCGTTGAAATGCCGGAATCTGTCCATCAACAATACCAGTACTTTACTTGCGCGGATATTTCTAAGCTTCGCCTATCTGGATATTCTTGCTCGATCACCCCATTTGAAGATTCCATTAGGGAATATATTATGCACTATCTGCTTTCTGGAGTCAGGCTAGGGGATGAGAAATTTGAACAAACCTAA
- a CDS encoding dipeptidase, whose amino-acid sequence MEYLYGVSSMCPNDSSLQDFIEFLSIPSVSAQPAYCNDVYKCAKWLEERLRRVGLHTSIPKTLGYPVVVGKSQDWRSFKPTVLFYGHYDVQPPEPFEEWISHPFEPVIRDGKVYARGSTDNKGQILAHILGVHETLQSDGSLPCNVIFLIEGEEEIGSPHLPSFLEEYKEELRADVIVISDTGMVGEGIPTLSYSTRGVAALEFVVHGPSHDLHSGMYGGAVVNPATVAARLIASLHDVSWRITIPGFYDAVRDLEPWEREISFSVPDSAIIAQTGVSELHGELGYTSGERIGTRPTVEVNGIGAGYQSEGTKTVLPRKAFAKLTFRLVPDQNPDKILSLAETHLHAQCPRGVRLEIQIGHSSPAYFFNPNSTYGQVAQVALQKTFGQKSVLTREGGSIPIVQNFKAVLGVDSLLLALASPDCRAHSPNENFSMENFRNGIRLNQVFLREIAKLPFRGDVLQNDSGGAAGISGIC is encoded by the coding sequence ATGGAGTATCTTTATGGAGTGTCTAGTATGTGTCCCAATGATTCTTCCCTGCAGGACTTTATAGAGTTTCTGAGTATCCCAAGTGTCTCTGCACAACCCGCCTACTGCAATGACGTATACAAATGTGCTAAATGGCTAGAGGAAAGGTTGCGTAGAGTTGGACTCCATACTTCTATCCCTAAAACTTTAGGCTATCCGGTTGTTGTGGGAAAGTCCCAAGATTGGCGGAGCTTTAAACCCACGGTTCTTTTCTATGGTCACTACGATGTTCAGCCACCTGAACCTTTTGAAGAGTGGATCTCTCACCCATTTGAACCAGTAATACGAGATGGCAAGGTGTACGCCAGAGGCTCTACAGACAACAAGGGGCAAATTTTAGCTCACATTTTGGGAGTTCATGAGACTTTACAATCTGATGGCAGCCTTCCATGCAACGTGATTTTTCTCATTGAGGGGGAGGAAGAAATTGGAAGTCCACATCTTCCAAGTTTCTTGGAAGAATATAAAGAGGAATTAAGGGCAGATGTCATCGTTATCTCGGATACAGGAATGGTTGGGGAGGGAATTCCTACTTTAAGTTATTCCACACGAGGGGTGGCAGCTTTGGAGTTCGTCGTGCACGGTCCATCACACGATCTACACTCCGGGATGTATGGAGGTGCAGTTGTTAATCCAGCCACCGTGGCCGCCAGACTAATCGCCTCCCTACATGATGTCTCATGGAGGATAACAATCCCAGGATTTTACGACGCTGTCCGAGATCTAGAGCCGTGGGAGCGCGAGATTAGTTTTAGTGTCCCAGACTCTGCAATTATTGCACAAACAGGAGTTTCTGAACTACATGGAGAGCTTGGGTATACCTCTGGGGAACGTATCGGTACACGTCCTACCGTAGAGGTCAACGGAATAGGTGCTGGATATCAGAGTGAGGGTACCAAGACCGTTTTGCCGAGAAAAGCTTTTGCCAAGCTTACCTTCCGGCTTGTGCCGGATCAAAATCCAGATAAAATTCTGTCTCTTGCTGAGACCCATTTGCATGCACAGTGCCCCAGGGGGGTACGTTTAGAAATCCAAATTGGCCATTCCAGTCCGGCATATTTTTTTAATCCAAATTCAACTTATGGGCAGGTAGCTCAGGTTGCTCTTCAGAAAACATTTGGCCAAAAGTCTGTACTTACTAGGGAAGGAGGGAGCATTCCTATTGTGCAGAATTTCAAGGCAGTACTGGGAGTAGACAGCCTTTTGCTCGCTTTAGCCTCTCCAGACTGTCGAGCTCACTCGCCAAACGAGAATTTCTCTATGGAAAACTTTCGAAACGGGATTCGCCTCAATCAGGTATTTTTAAGGGAAATCGCCAAGCTACCTTTCCGTGGGGATGTTCTCCAGAATGATAGTGGAGGCGCCGCAGGCATTTCCGGCATTTGCTAG